The Amycolatopsis sp. DG1A-15b genome window below encodes:
- a CDS encoding TM0106 family RecB-like putative nuclease produces the protein MLTPADLADLLDCEHRSILVQALAAGLPGAPRPAPAEPDTRRGHATAMLAGFRAGGREVAEIDVQDTALAAKATEEALRTGVPVIHRAVFLDGEFSAQADFLVQDGEGRYEVYDAKPVRQATPAAVVQLTACADAIARAGRPAGPHLHLRLTDGGTRTLRVEDFRPLVDRLRTRLAHRPPRLPVPLWADERPACAGCGFARHCAAGREADRDLSLVAGMRGDQRRKLVAAGLGSIDALAAAGPADRPRDLSVTAFATLRAQAALQVRQDTTGEVAYEVVDPDELAALPAPAPGDVFVELAGDPHALAGEGLEYLFGAVGDREFTPFWAHSRAQERRAFEEFVDFAAARVAEHPGSHVYHYAPYEVTAIKRLAAVHGTREETVDHLLRSGAVVDLHAVVRKALRVSQRSYSIRHLEPLYQPGARAKTAVSDVEVYEEYLALAQSGEPERADEVLRRIGENTEDDCVSAQRLFAFLHRVRAGAGIEVPEPAEESAEDALLRAAEEDVAAERRAERAAQLAALVDPLLDGLPDDPGHFTADERARALLAASVGYHRRETNPAWWEYFRQLAAPLGDLEVDTACAVPVSLEAGEWVPPAGRARTAKRTLLLACDPDRPHPFAPGDDVRLRYGDTARDAKVVAASAVELTLEESSPPDATTNDRPSAVLPGSPVRPAPKDEAVADLARLVVDALPELPRHPGVDLLRRTPPRLRGGAALPEPGEDLVATVIEAVDALDGSALAVQGPPGAGKTYLAGRLIARLVRAGRTVAVTSTSHKAVENVLSAAKKSAPELPCAKRAKKTADSAAPWDQPKSNPALVKWREEHDTGHLVGGTAWTFANAAVREEPFDLLIIDEAGQFALADALAVSMCAKNVLLLGDPQQLPQVVQGTHPAGAEASALGHLIGDADIMPASLGYFLDETRRMHPAVCEPVSNLSYAGRLHAHPSAADRALDGVAAGLYLAEVEHQGNTTRSVAEAAEVVRLVSEVHGRLWTDHGPARPLGDHDILVVAPYNLQARTVTRALEEAGFPGVRVGTVDRFQGQEAPVVIATMTSSSAVDLPRGLDFLLSRNRLNVALSRAQALAVLVCSPRLVEADIRTVDQMRLVAGMIGLMTAARPWPAGQLGGSISPASSSTS, from the coding sequence ATGCTCACCCCAGCCGATCTCGCCGACCTGCTCGACTGCGAGCACCGCAGCATCCTCGTCCAGGCGCTGGCGGCGGGCCTGCCGGGCGCGCCGCGGCCCGCGCCCGCCGAGCCGGACACGCGGCGCGGGCACGCCACGGCGATGCTCGCCGGATTCCGCGCCGGCGGCCGCGAGGTCGCCGAGATCGACGTCCAGGACACCGCCCTCGCCGCGAAGGCGACGGAAGAGGCGTTGCGGACCGGCGTCCCGGTGATCCACCGGGCCGTCTTCCTCGACGGCGAGTTTTCGGCGCAGGCGGACTTCCTGGTCCAGGACGGCGAAGGCCGCTACGAGGTCTACGACGCGAAGCCGGTCCGGCAGGCGACGCCGGCGGCGGTGGTCCAGCTGACGGCGTGCGCCGACGCGATCGCCCGCGCCGGCCGGCCGGCCGGGCCGCACCTGCACCTCCGGCTGACCGACGGCGGCACCCGGACGCTGCGCGTCGAGGACTTCCGGCCGCTGGTGGACCGGCTGCGGACCCGGCTGGCGCACCGGCCGCCGCGGCTGCCGGTGCCGCTGTGGGCCGACGAACGCCCGGCCTGTGCCGGCTGCGGGTTCGCCCGGCACTGCGCGGCCGGGCGGGAAGCCGACCGGGACCTCTCGCTGGTGGCCGGGATGCGCGGCGACCAGCGCCGCAAGCTGGTCGCCGCCGGGCTCGGCTCGATCGACGCGCTGGCCGCGGCCGGCCCGGCCGACCGGCCGCGGGACCTGTCCGTGACGGCGTTCGCGACCTTGCGGGCCCAGGCCGCGCTGCAGGTCCGCCAGGACACCACCGGCGAGGTCGCCTACGAGGTCGTCGACCCGGACGAGCTGGCCGCCCTGCCGGCCCCCGCGCCGGGCGACGTGTTCGTGGAGCTGGCGGGCGATCCGCACGCCCTCGCCGGCGAGGGGCTCGAGTACCTGTTCGGCGCGGTCGGCGACCGCGAGTTCACGCCGTTCTGGGCGCACAGCCGCGCCCAGGAACGGCGGGCGTTCGAGGAGTTCGTCGATTTCGCCGCGGCGCGCGTCGCCGAACACCCGGGCTCGCACGTCTACCACTACGCGCCCTACGAGGTCACCGCGATCAAGCGGCTCGCGGCGGTGCACGGCACCCGCGAGGAGACCGTCGACCACCTGCTGCGCAGCGGCGCGGTGGTGGACCTGCACGCGGTCGTGCGCAAGGCGCTGCGCGTCTCGCAGCGGTCGTACTCGATCCGCCACCTCGAGCCGCTCTACCAGCCCGGCGCCCGCGCGAAGACCGCCGTGTCCGACGTCGAGGTCTACGAGGAGTACCTGGCGCTGGCGCAGTCCGGCGAGCCGGAACGCGCCGACGAAGTCCTGCGCCGCATCGGCGAGAACACCGAGGACGACTGCGTCTCCGCGCAGCGGCTGTTCGCGTTCCTGCACCGGGTCCGCGCCGGCGCGGGCATCGAGGTGCCGGAGCCGGCGGAGGAATCCGCCGAAGACGCGCTGCTGCGCGCGGCCGAGGAGGACGTCGCCGCCGAGCGCCGCGCCGAACGGGCCGCGCAGCTGGCCGCGCTGGTCGACCCCCTGCTCGACGGGCTGCCGGACGACCCGGGCCACTTCACCGCCGACGAGCGGGCCCGTGCGCTGCTGGCGGCGTCCGTGGGCTACCACCGCCGCGAGACGAACCCAGCGTGGTGGGAGTACTTCCGCCAGCTGGCCGCCCCGCTCGGCGACCTCGAGGTGGACACCGCCTGCGCCGTGCCGGTCTCGCTGGAAGCGGGGGAGTGGGTGCCTCCGGCCGGGCGGGCGCGCACCGCGAAGCGGACGCTGCTGCTCGCGTGCGACCCCGACCGGCCGCACCCGTTCGCCCCCGGTGACGACGTGCGGCTGCGCTACGGCGACACCGCCCGCGACGCGAAGGTCGTCGCCGCGTCGGCCGTCGAGCTGACGCTGGAGGAGAGCAGCCCGCCGGACGCCACCACGAACGACCGGCCGAGCGCGGTGCTGCCGGGCAGCCCGGTGCGTCCGGCACCCAAGGACGAGGCGGTCGCCGACCTCGCGCGCCTGGTCGTCGACGCCCTCCCGGAGCTGCCGCGGCACCCCGGCGTCGACCTGCTCCGGCGCACGCCGCCCCGGCTGCGCGGCGGCGCGGCGCTGCCGGAGCCGGGCGAGGACCTGGTCGCCACGGTGATCGAAGCGGTCGACGCGCTCGACGGTTCGGCGCTCGCCGTCCAGGGACCGCCGGGGGCGGGCAAGACCTACCTCGCCGGCCGGCTCATTGCCCGTCTCGTGCGGGCGGGGCGGACCGTCGCGGTCACCTCGACCAGCCACAAGGCCGTGGAAAACGTGCTGAGCGCGGCCAAGAAGAGCGCGCCGGAGCTGCCGTGCGCCAAGCGCGCGAAGAAGACGGCGGACTCGGCCGCGCCGTGGGACCAGCCGAAGAGCAACCCGGCGCTGGTGAAGTGGCGCGAGGAGCACGACACCGGGCACCTGGTCGGCGGGACGGCGTGGACGTTCGCCAACGCCGCGGTCCGCGAGGAGCCCTTCGACCTGCTGATCATCGACGAGGCCGGCCAGTTCGCCCTCGCCGACGCGCTCGCGGTGTCGATGTGCGCGAAGAACGTCCTGCTGCTCGGCGACCCGCAGCAGCTGCCCCAGGTGGTGCAGGGCACGCACCCGGCGGGCGCCGAGGCCTCGGCGCTGGGTCACCTGATCGGGGACGCCGACATCATGCCGGCGTCGCTCGGGTACTTCCTCGACGAGACGCGGCGCATGCACCCGGCCGTCTGCGAACCGGTGTCGAACCTGTCCTACGCCGGCCGGCTGCACGCCCACCCGTCGGCCGCGGACCGCGCCCTCGACGGTGTCGCGGCGGGGCTGTACCTGGCCGAGGTGGAGCACCAGGGCAACACGACCCGCTCGGTGGCGGAAGCCGCCGAGGTGGTGCGGCTCGTGTCCGAAGTGCACGGTCGCCTGTGGACGGACCACGGCCCGGCGCGGCCTTTGGGCGACCACGACATCCTCGTCGTCGCGCCCTACAACCTGCAGGCGCGCACGGTGACCCGGGCGCTGGAGGAGGCCGGGTTCCCGGGGGTCCGGGTGGGCACGGTCGACCGCTTCCAGGGCCAGGAGGCACCGGTGGTGATCGCGACGATGACGTCGTCGTCGGCGGTCGACCTGCCGCGCGGCCTCGACTTCCTGCTGTCGCGCAACCGGCTGAACGTGGCGCTGTCGCGGGCGCAGGCGCTGGCCGTCCTGGTGTGTTCGCCCAGGCTCGTCGAGGCGGACATCCGGACGGTGGACCAGATGCGCCTGGTCGCGGGCATGATCGGCCTGATGACGGCGGCGCGGCCGTGGCCGGCCGGTCAGCTGGGTGGTTCGATTTCCCCGGCGTCCTCGTCGACGTCCTGA
- a CDS encoding DUF2231 domain-containing protein, producing the protein MDPSRDGHARSKPAWAHRVLRKAEDAQVLDAPATGLERWVAGFAEGAVARQLRGQGLGHPLHPLAVTVPLGAWLCSAVFDVLPDGRDAARRLIAIGLLAAPAAMVPGLADYSGLNVRQRRVGLVHAAANAAATALFGASYLARRGGHDGRLLGALGLAVTSVGGALGGHLTYAQGAGVFRWEPLDDLAPAELAGEDPAAPRNPA; encoded by the coding sequence ATGGATCCCTCGCGCGACGGTCACGCCCGGTCGAAGCCCGCGTGGGCGCACCGGGTGCTGCGGAAAGCCGAGGACGCCCAGGTGCTCGACGCTCCGGCCACCGGGCTCGAGCGGTGGGTGGCCGGATTCGCCGAAGGCGCCGTGGCACGGCAGCTGCGCGGCCAGGGGCTCGGTCACCCGCTGCACCCGCTCGCGGTGACGGTTCCCCTCGGCGCCTGGCTGTGCTCGGCGGTGTTCGACGTGCTCCCGGACGGCCGGGACGCGGCGCGCCGCCTGATCGCGATCGGCCTGCTGGCCGCCCCGGCGGCGATGGTGCCGGGCCTGGCCGACTATTCGGGCCTGAACGTGCGGCAACGCCGGGTCGGCTTGGTGCACGCGGCCGCCAACGCCGCGGCGACGGCGCTGTTCGGCGCGTCCTACCTGGCCCGCCGCGGTGGCCACGACGGGCGGCTCCTCGGCGCGCTGGGCTTGGCCGTGACGAGCGTGGGTGGCGCGCTCGGCGGCCACCTGACCTACGCCCAGGGTGCCGGGGTGTTCCGCTGGGAGCCCCTGGACGACCTGGCCCCCGCCGAACTCGCGGGCGAAGACCCGGCCGCACCCCGCAACCCCGCCTGA
- a CDS encoding SDR family oxidoreductase, giving the protein MPRPVADQVVVLMGASSGIGRATALAFAARGARVVCAGRTARALDTLVEEIASAGGTAVAVPTDIADPDAVRALVRTTEAKFGRIDTWVNLAGVSVFGRVEDITDEEFDRVLRVNFLGHVHGVRAVLPALRRAGGGSVIGVASVEGVRAVPLHAPYTASKFALRGFYDCLRIELAQEGAPIAVTTVLPGAIDTPFFEHARSKLGALPKPPPPVYAPETVADTIVFASTHPRREIPVGGAAAGFFLGQRLSPALTDALLSLRRVGSRSFRNTLPDNGTDNVDSAVDEPGRVHGSHPGKVLRGSAFTRLAAALPRPGDLLTAAVSRRHRTTG; this is encoded by the coding sequence ATGCCCCGACCGGTGGCCGACCAGGTGGTCGTGCTCATGGGTGCGTCGAGCGGGATCGGCCGCGCGACGGCACTCGCCTTCGCCGCCCGGGGAGCGCGTGTCGTGTGCGCCGGGCGTACCGCGCGGGCGCTCGACACGCTGGTCGAGGAGATCGCGAGCGCGGGCGGGACGGCCGTGGCCGTGCCCACCGACATCGCCGATCCGGACGCCGTGCGCGCGCTGGTGCGCACCACCGAGGCGAAGTTCGGGCGAATCGACACCTGGGTGAACCTCGCCGGCGTTTCGGTGTTCGGCCGCGTCGAAGACATCACCGACGAAGAGTTCGACCGCGTCCTGCGGGTGAACTTCCTGGGCCACGTCCACGGCGTGCGGGCGGTGCTGCCCGCCTTGCGCCGCGCGGGTGGCGGGTCGGTGATCGGCGTGGCCTCGGTCGAGGGCGTGCGGGCGGTGCCGCTGCACGCGCCCTACACCGCCAGCAAGTTCGCGCTGCGCGGCTTCTACGACTGCCTCCGCATCGAGCTCGCCCAGGAAGGCGCCCCGATCGCCGTCACCACCGTGCTCCCCGGCGCCATCGACACCCCGTTCTTCGAACACGCGCGCAGCAAGCTCGGCGCGCTGCCGAAGCCCCCGCCGCCGGTGTACGCGCCCGAGACGGTCGCCGACACCATCGTGTTCGCCTCCACGCACCCCCGCCGCGAAATCCCCGTCGGCGGCGCCGCAGCCGGGTTCTTCCTCGGGCAGCGGCTCTCCCCGGCGCTGACCGACGCCCTGCTTTCGCTGCGCCGGGTTGGTTCGCGCAGCTTCCGCAACACCTTGCCGGACAACGGAACCGACAACGTCGACTCCGCGGTGGACGAACCGGGCCGGGTCCACGGCAGCCACCCCGGCAAGGTGCTCCGGGGCAGCGCGTTCACCCGGCTGGCCGCCGCGCTGCCCCGGCCGGGCGACCTGCTCACCGCGGCGGTGTCCCGGCGGCACCGCACGACCGGCTGA
- a CDS encoding FkbM family methyltransferase, whose product MDTIDLHSINPWEVSFLREEVGAYFAHGVELAPGATVLDVGANIGVFSAAVYERLDGDVRIYAFEPLPPLHATLERNGRDFFGGRLTALPYGLAAAEAELDFSYFPAATIFSSSWRDAANVEDERRRVTASVVEMIRRGGLGAGLRRVPAPILRGIVGRKLKVMRELETHRVRVRPLSAVLDEQGIEHVDLLKVDVEGAELDVLRGLEDRHWPLVRQAVVEVEGWRRHRDTVREVFTTRGFAVEAVQDPVQEAADIGMVFAVR is encoded by the coding sequence ATGGACACGATCGACCTGCACAGCATCAACCCGTGGGAGGTGTCCTTCCTGCGCGAGGAGGTCGGCGCCTACTTCGCCCACGGCGTCGAGCTCGCCCCGGGTGCGACCGTCCTCGACGTCGGCGCCAACATCGGCGTCTTCTCCGCGGCCGTGTACGAGCGGCTGGACGGCGACGTGCGGATCTACGCGTTCGAGCCGCTCCCGCCGCTGCACGCGACGCTGGAGCGCAACGGCCGCGACTTCTTCGGCGGCCGGCTGACCGCGTTGCCCTACGGGCTGGCGGCCGCCGAAGCCGAGCTCGACTTCAGCTACTTCCCGGCGGCGACCATCTTCTCGTCGTCGTGGCGGGACGCGGCGAACGTCGAGGACGAGCGGCGGCGGGTCACGGCCAGCGTCGTCGAGATGATCCGCCGCGGCGGGCTGGGTGCCGGGCTCCGCCGCGTGCCCGCGCCGATCCTGCGGGGGATCGTCGGGCGCAAGCTGAAGGTGATGCGGGAACTCGAGACCCACCGCGTCCGGGTCCGGCCACTGTCGGCGGTGCTCGACGAGCAGGGCATCGAGCACGTCGACCTGCTGAAGGTCGACGTCGAGGGCGCCGAGCTCGACGTGTTGCGCGGACTCGAAGACCGGCACTGGCCGCTGGTCCGCCAGGCGGTCGTCGAGGTCGAAGGGTGGCGGCGCCACCGCGACACCGTGCGCGAGGTCTTCACGACGCGGGGGTTCGCGGTCGAGGCCGTGCAGGACCCGGTTCAGGAGGCCGCCGACATCGGGATGGTGTTCGCGGTCCGCTAG